The following proteins are co-located in the Diaphorobacter sp. HDW4B genome:
- a CDS encoding TIGR03862 family flavoprotein — translation MSDTPSTTDLLQCDIAIIGGGPAGLMAAEAAAKPGVSVHVFDAMPSVGRKFLLAGKGGLNLTHSESFENFVQRYGDAQSSMEPWLKQFGANELQEWAHGLGIETFVGTSGRVFPKDMKAAPLLRAWLQRLRSQGVVFHMRHRFEGWGANDDSGTRVLQFTTQQGAVQARARAVVLALGGASWARLGSDGKWAPLLAEDGVDIAPLRASNCGFDVARAHVPAGETRRDFLRGMLGQPDATSPIGWSPLFTERFAGQPFKSVAVSFTDSKGRHFQRRGEFVATATGVEGSLIYAVSALLRDEIEATGKATFELDLLPAFSPERVLEELRHPRGSRSLSSHLKSRLHIDGIKAAMLYEQLTKEEMLDPVVLARAMKAMPITVIAPRPIDEAISTAGGVKLSALDEHFMLRALPGVFCAGEMLDWEAPTGGYLLTASCATGRLAGQGALALVESSAG, via the coding sequence ATGTCAGACACCCCAAGCACCACAGACCTCCTGCAATGCGACATCGCGATCATCGGCGGCGGCCCCGCTGGCCTGATGGCTGCGGAAGCCGCCGCCAAGCCGGGCGTGTCGGTCCATGTGTTCGATGCCATGCCGTCCGTGGGACGCAAGTTTCTGCTCGCGGGCAAGGGTGGTTTGAATCTCACCCACTCCGAATCGTTCGAGAACTTCGTGCAGCGCTACGGCGATGCGCAGTCCAGCATGGAGCCGTGGCTTAAGCAATTCGGAGCGAACGAATTGCAGGAATGGGCACATGGCCTGGGCATCGAGACCTTTGTCGGCACATCGGGCCGCGTCTTCCCCAAGGACATGAAGGCTGCGCCGCTGCTGCGCGCATGGCTGCAGCGCCTGCGCTCGCAAGGCGTGGTGTTCCACATGCGCCATCGCTTTGAGGGCTGGGGCGCGAATGACGATTCCGGCACGCGCGTGCTGCAGTTCACCACGCAGCAAGGTGCCGTGCAGGCGCGCGCACGTGCCGTGGTTCTGGCGCTGGGTGGCGCGAGCTGGGCGCGTCTGGGTTCGGACGGCAAATGGGCTCCGCTGCTGGCCGAAGATGGCGTTGATATCGCACCGCTGCGCGCATCCAACTGCGGCTTCGACGTGGCACGTGCCCATGTGCCTGCAGGTGAAACGCGCCGCGACTTTCTGCGCGGTATGCTGGGTCAGCCGGATGCGACTTCGCCCATCGGCTGGAGCCCGCTGTTCACCGAACGTTTTGCGGGTCAGCCCTTCAAATCGGTGGCCGTTTCGTTCACCGACAGCAAGGGGCGTCACTTCCAGCGCCGCGGAGAATTCGTGGCGACAGCGACGGGTGTCGAAGGCAGCCTGATCTATGCGGTTTCAGCCCTGCTGCGCGATGAAATCGAAGCCACCGGCAAGGCGACTTTCGAACTCGATTTGCTGCCTGCGTTTTCGCCTGAACGCGTGCTCGAAGAACTGCGCCACCCACGCGGCTCGCGCAGCCTGAGCAGCCATCTGAAGAGCCGCCTGCATATCGACGGCATCAAGGCAGCGATGCTGTACGAGCAACTGACCAAGGAAGAAATGCTGGACCCCGTGGTGCTCGCCCGCGCCATGAAGGCCATGCCGATCACCGTGATCGCGCCGCGTCCCATCGACGAGGCGATCAGCACGGCGGGTGGCGTGAAGCTGTCCGCGCTCGACGAGCACTTCATGCTGCGTGCGCTGCCCGGCGTTTTCTGCGCAGGCGAAATGCTCGACTGGGAAGCGCCCACGGGCGGTTATCTGCTCACCGCCAGTTGCGCGACGGGGCGTCTGGCGGGGCAAGGCGCGCTGGCGTTGGTGGAGTCCAGCGCGGGTTGA
- a CDS encoding exodeoxyribonuclease V subunit beta, whose protein sequence is MTTTTINHHTAAYEHNGQPVSRQAFYAIACDPQRSVAVEACAGAGKTWMLVSRILRALLDGAEPHEILAITFTKKAAGEMRQRLQEWLEDFADKPAHELEKELLARGVDALRVKEQSVALQKLYRKTLDSGRPVQIRTFHSWFAALLGTAPLQVLQDLGLPAHYELLENDAEAVREVWRPFLAAVTEDAALRADYEESVALHGRFQTHRALEAALSKRVEFTLADEMGVIDASVPHFTEQFPQFEGLDKPSESLASEAAFARWHAWAKSLGSESTKTPQKAGDAVVDAFLQTHLDQRLALLRSAFFVAKEDRLTQHLRKFEAAQEAEVELQQLCAAQRQHTAWQHQQRVARLARVLIAQFGALKRERGWIDMNDVERTAMKLLSDEILSGWVQERLDARVRHLLVDEFQDTNPLQWQSLHAWLSSYVGTGGGSGAPSVFIVGDPKQSIYRFRRAEPQVFLAAQAFVREGLEGDVLACDHTRRNAKGVIATVNHVMLAAQELQEYSGFREHTTESEVPGQLWRLPKIADDAADDDGSADLDAPAIWRDSLTVPRHEAEETLRMRESAQAAQWVAAQIASGIPAKEIMVLARKRARLAEMEEALRALHIPCVQPEKTELCETPEVQDLIALMDVLVSTAHDLSLARALKSPLFGLPDDALTEIALLRKQPEWENAHWFDVVTGGREQLSPPLQDAAARLEMYRGWVQKDPPHDALQSIYKHADVFARFAAASPLTQREAVLANLRALLASALALDGGRYLTPYAFVRAMKRPGMQAPGRADLTAVRLLTVHGAKGLEAHCVLMLDTDAAGQKAETMGALVDWPGEHEYPQHFVFLASESNPPPSAEALLESEKRERKREELNTLYVAMTRAKECLVISATQPGKASQSASWWTRLEDCVEDLPAPEAASAQFDPFEATVARILELPVYEAASAQQQATQSEAVTDALPPVTAQTPSTPATRQGEAMHQLLEHAGVVGPTLAQLCASGWSEARVSRLAREFELTPEQARNATTIAQKILQGEGAWAWDQTIIDRAINEAPLVFQGQSLRLDRLVRRKATADKGVQWWVLDYKSAPSPQKQPQLIEQLQRYLRAVSQQLGHEGEVHAAFLSGDGRLLEVLEDGSIRTSSEPQSARPFAKADNTGLPSAPKAASAAPPAPVPEQGSLF, encoded by the coding sequence ATGACGACGACAACGATCAATCATCACACGGCGGCCTACGAACACAACGGCCAGCCGGTTTCGCGCCAGGCCTTCTACGCGATTGCCTGCGACCCGCAGCGCAGCGTGGCGGTGGAAGCCTGCGCCGGTGCGGGCAAGACCTGGATGCTGGTCTCGCGCATCTTGCGCGCCTTGCTCGACGGTGCCGAGCCGCATGAAATTCTCGCCATCACCTTCACCAAGAAAGCAGCGGGCGAGATGCGCCAGCGCTTGCAGGAATGGCTCGAAGATTTTGCCGACAAACCCGCGCACGAACTCGAAAAGGAATTGCTCGCACGCGGCGTCGATGCGCTGCGCGTGAAGGAGCAATCGGTAGCGCTGCAAAAGCTGTACCGCAAGACGCTGGACAGCGGCAGGCCGGTGCAGATTCGCACCTTCCACAGCTGGTTTGCAGCGCTGTTGGGAACGGCACCCTTGCAGGTTCTGCAAGACTTGGGACTGCCCGCACATTACGAATTGCTGGAGAACGATGCCGAGGCCGTGCGCGAAGTGTGGCGGCCGTTTCTTGCCGCAGTGACCGAAGATGCCGCCTTGCGCGCAGACTACGAAGAGTCGGTCGCGCTGCATGGCCGATTCCAGACGCATCGCGCATTGGAGGCGGCGCTTTCCAAGCGCGTGGAGTTCACGCTGGCCGATGAGATGGGCGTGATCGATGCTTCCGTGCCGCATTTCACCGAGCAGTTTCCGCAGTTCGAGGGATTGGACAAGCCCAGCGAATCGCTCGCGAGCGAAGCGGCTTTCGCACGCTGGCACGCATGGGCCAAATCGCTTGGAAGCGAAAGCACCAAGACGCCGCAGAAAGCCGGCGATGCGGTGGTCGATGCGTTCCTGCAAACCCATCTCGACCAACGTTTGGCTTTGCTGCGCTCCGCGTTCTTCGTGGCCAAGGAAGATCGGCTCACGCAACATCTGCGCAAGTTCGAAGCGGCGCAGGAGGCAGAAGTCGAACTGCAGCAACTGTGCGCAGCGCAGCGCCAGCACACCGCCTGGCAGCACCAGCAACGCGTGGCGCGATTGGCGCGCGTGCTGATCGCGCAGTTCGGCGCGTTGAAGCGCGAGCGTGGCTGGATCGACATGAACGATGTCGAGCGCACGGCGATGAAGCTGCTGTCCGATGAGATTCTGAGCGGCTGGGTGCAGGAACGTCTGGATGCGCGCGTGCGGCATCTGCTGGTCGATGAGTTTCAGGACACCAATCCGCTGCAATGGCAGTCGCTGCATGCATGGCTGTCGAGCTATGTGGGCACCGGCGGTGGTTCGGGTGCGCCGAGCGTGTTCATCGTGGGTGATCCCAAGCAGAGCATTTACCGTTTTCGTCGCGCGGAGCCGCAGGTGTTTCTGGCGGCGCAGGCCTTTGTGCGCGAAGGTCTGGAGGGCGATGTGCTGGCCTGCGATCACACGCGCCGCAATGCCAAGGGCGTGATCGCGACGGTCAACCATGTCATGCTGGCCGCACAGGAACTGCAGGAATATTCGGGCTTTCGCGAACACACGACCGAATCGGAGGTGCCGGGGCAACTCTGGCGCTTGCCCAAAATTGCGGACGATGCGGCGGACGACGACGGGAGCGCCGATTTGGATGCGCCCGCCATCTGGCGCGACAGCCTGACGGTGCCGCGTCACGAAGCCGAAGAAACGCTGCGCATGCGCGAAAGCGCGCAGGCCGCGCAATGGGTGGCCGCGCAGATCGCGAGCGGCATTCCGGCCAAGGAAATCATGGTGCTGGCGCGCAAGCGTGCGCGCTTGGCTGAGATGGAAGAGGCGCTGCGTGCGCTGCATATTCCCTGCGTTCAGCCGGAAAAAACCGAGCTGTGCGAAACGCCGGAAGTGCAGGATCTGATCGCGCTGATGGATGTGCTCGTGTCCACCGCGCATGACCTTTCTTTGGCGCGAGCGCTCAAGTCGCCGCTGTTCGGATTGCCCGACGATGCGCTCACTGAAATTGCCTTGCTGCGCAAACAGCCGGAATGGGAAAACGCCCATTGGTTTGACGTGGTGACCGGCGGGCGCGAGCAGCTCTCCCCGCCGCTGCAGGATGCCGCAGCGCGACTGGAGATGTATCGCGGTTGGGTGCAGAAAGATCCGCCGCACGATGCGCTGCAGTCCATCTACAAACATGCCGATGTGTTTGCGCGATTCGCCGCCGCGTCGCCGCTCACGCAGCGCGAGGCGGTGCTTGCCAATCTGCGTGCCTTGCTGGCGTCGGCATTGGCGCTTGATGGCGGTCGCTATCTCACGCCCTATGCCTTTGTGCGCGCGATGAAGCGGCCCGGCATGCAGGCACCGGGGCGTGCGGATCTGACGGCCGTGCGCTTGCTCACCGTGCATGGTGCCAAGGGGCTCGAAGCGCATTGCGTGCTGATGCTCGACACCGACGCTGCAGGCCAGAAGGCCGAGACCATGGGCGCGCTGGTCGACTGGCCGGGCGAGCATGAGTATCCGCAGCATTTCGTTTTTCTTGCGAGCGAGTCGAATCCGCCGCCGAGTGCCGAAGCGCTGCTCGAATCGGAAAAGCGCGAACGCAAGCGCGAAGAACTGAACACGCTGTATGTGGCGATGACGCGGGCCAAGGAATGCCTTGTGATCTCTGCAACCCAGCCGGGCAAGGCATCGCAATCGGCAAGCTGGTGGACGCGACTGGAAGACTGCGTCGAAGACCTGCCCGCGCCTGAGGCGGCGTCGGCGCAGTTCGATCCATTCGAGGCGACGGTCGCGCGCATTCTGGAATTGCCGGTCTACGAAGCCGCATCCGCGCAGCAGCAGGCTACGCAAAGCGAAGCCGTCACGGATGCCTTGCCTCCCGTGACCGCGCAGACGCCATCGACGCCCGCCACCCGGCAGGGCGAGGCCATGCACCAACTGCTGGAGCATGCAGGCGTGGTGGGTCCAACACTTGCGCAGTTGTGCGCATCCGGCTGGAGCGAGGCACGCGTGTCGCGTCTGGCGCGCGAGTTTGAATTGACGCCCGAACAGGCGCGCAACGCGACCACGATCGCGCAAAAGATTCTGCAAGGCGAGGGCGCTTGGGCGTGGGACCAGACCATCATCGACCGCGCCATCAACGAAGCGCCGCTGGTCTTTCAAGGCCAGAGTCTGCGCCTTGATCGTCTGGTGCGTCGCAAGGCCACGGCAGACAAGGGCGTGCAATGGTGGGTGCTGGATTACAAGAGTGCCCCATCGCCGCAAAAGCAACCGCAGCTCATCGAGCAATTGCAGCGCTACTTGCGGGCTGTCAGCCAGCAACTGGGCCACGAAGGCGAGGTGCATGCAGCGTTCTTGAGTGGTGATGGCAGGTTGCTGGAAGTGCTGGAAGATGGCTCGATCCGTACGTCTTCTGAGCCCCAGTCTGCAAGGCCGTTCGCCAAAGCGGACAATACGGGCCTTCCCAGCGCGCCGAAAGCCGCTTCAGCCGCTCCGCCAGCCCCTGTGCCGGAGCAGGGCTCGCTGTTTTGA
- a CDS encoding PD-(D/E)XK nuclease family protein yields MTVIAINNLVAEGWKHVLTRVAQETASRGVHPASVVVLVPYAHLMAQAQKQWAALFPDGFMPRFETTRNWATMLGAEPPSHSGFQMDVACDALTGRSLLESAGFGAQTDAMLGLMLEMAQQLSTLAASVAPDEREAWAETARTHLSLPVTAESLQLEAASAKVALEWVLATDPPTDVLFGEGVRNAVHMLIALEGFHPDPLAKTLLQHWGDAGLAISLPESFSAETGEPTQLVALHQALDAEDEAQLAAACVIQHLAEGHIPVALAATDRALTRRIVALLEKAGVEVKDENGWTLSTTRKAAQIMVTLRAAAWHAASDDVLDWLKHLPKETVPALPQLERWLRGLGVRQWSQARRYEPKNKPEVVALCEQIDAWRGELKGSKTLTQWLIALRGQLQQTGVWESMNEDLAGAKVLAELRLQEGLEADFEQLSGSDRRMGLSQFNSWANDVMEAGRFRPDSERDSPVIVLPMSQLLARPFNALVLPGCDEKRMLTAPEPPGSWTRTQREDLGLPTRDEFEVAQRAAWAQAMRVPHVDILWRTSDDGGEPLLASPLVLALELDAGGKGGNDARVAREVPVRLLHMPAPSAAQLPVLKLSSSAYSDLRHCPYRFYALRQLRLQEADELDAEVDKRDFGTWLHATLQHFHVALADKHTDDADERIALMNEAAARATRELHLDEGDFLPFSAGWPALRDGYLRWLGKHEAEGASFKVAEHDATQPLGHLTLVGKLDRIDVTRPDGGGDGGGAVRLVIDYKTENEQVTRKRITAGSEDIQLAFYAALLQDDVLRAAYVNVGERGETRTYEQEDVVHLRDELVEGILSDMARIDEGAPMPALGEGAVCGYCAARGLCRKDFWA; encoded by the coding sequence ATGACAGTAATAGCGATAAACAATTTGGTGGCCGAGGGCTGGAAGCATGTGCTCACACGTGTGGCGCAGGAAACGGCCTCGCGCGGGGTGCATCCGGCAAGCGTCGTGGTGCTTGTTCCCTATGCGCATCTGATGGCGCAGGCCCAGAAGCAATGGGCGGCGCTGTTCCCTGACGGCTTCATGCCGCGCTTCGAGACCACGCGCAACTGGGCGACCATGTTGGGCGCCGAACCGCCATCGCACAGCGGCTTTCAGATGGATGTGGCGTGCGACGCGCTGACCGGCCGAAGCCTGCTCGAATCGGCTGGGTTTGGTGCGCAGACCGATGCCATGCTCGGCCTGATGCTGGAGATGGCGCAGCAGCTTTCCACGCTCGCGGCGTCGGTGGCACCCGATGAGCGCGAGGCCTGGGCCGAAACCGCCCGCACGCATTTGAGTCTGCCGGTGACGGCGGAGTCGCTGCAGTTGGAGGCGGCGTCTGCCAAGGTCGCACTGGAATGGGTGCTGGCCACCGATCCGCCCACCGATGTGCTGTTTGGCGAAGGCGTGCGTAATGCGGTGCACATGCTGATTGCGCTGGAAGGCTTTCATCCCGATCCCCTCGCGAAGACCTTGCTCCAGCATTGGGGTGATGCGGGGCTGGCGATTTCGCTGCCCGAATCCTTTTCAGCGGAAACCGGCGAGCCCACGCAACTGGTCGCCTTGCATCAGGCGCTCGATGCGGAAGATGAGGCGCAACTGGCTGCTGCCTGCGTGATTCAGCATCTCGCTGAGGGGCATATTCCGGTGGCGCTGGCCGCCACCGACCGTGCGCTCACGCGCCGCATCGTCGCCTTGCTGGAAAAGGCGGGCGTGGAGGTCAAGGACGAGAACGGCTGGACGCTGTCCACCACCCGCAAGGCCGCGCAGATCATGGTGACCTTGCGTGCCGCGGCGTGGCATGCGGCGAGTGATGATGTGCTCGATTGGCTAAAGCATCTGCCGAAAGAGACGGTGCCCGCGCTGCCGCAACTCGAACGCTGGCTGCGCGGCCTTGGCGTGCGGCAATGGAGTCAGGCGCGCCGCTACGAGCCCAAGAACAAGCCGGAAGTCGTTGCGCTGTGCGAGCAGATCGACGCGTGGCGCGGAGAACTCAAGGGCTCGAAGACGCTCACCCAATGGCTGATCGCGCTGCGCGGCCAGTTGCAGCAGACGGGTGTGTGGGAGTCCATGAACGAAGACTTGGCCGGTGCCAAAGTGCTGGCGGAACTGCGCTTGCAGGAAGGTCTGGAGGCCGACTTCGAACAGCTCAGCGGATCGGATCGCCGCATGGGGCTTTCGCAGTTCAACAGTTGGGCCAATGATGTGATGGAAGCGGGGCGGTTTCGGCCCGATTCCGAGCGCGACTCGCCGGTCATCGTGCTGCCCATGTCGCAGTTGCTGGCGCGCCCGTTCAACGCTTTGGTGCTGCCGGGCTGCGATGAAAAACGCATGCTGACCGCGCCGGAACCTCCGGGTTCGTGGACGCGCACGCAGCGCGAAGACTTGGGCCTGCCGACGCGCGACGAATTCGAAGTGGCACAACGCGCTGCCTGGGCGCAGGCCATGCGCGTGCCGCATGTCGATATTCTCTGGCGCACCAGCGACGATGGCGGTGAGCCCTTGCTGGCAAGCCCGTTGGTGCTTGCGCTGGAGCTGGATGCCGGCGGCAAGGGTGGCAACGATGCCCGCGTGGCGCGCGAGGTGCCGGTGCGATTGCTGCATATGCCCGCACCGTCGGCAGCGCAGTTGCCTGTTTTGAAGCTGTCCTCGTCGGCATATTCCGATCTGCGGCATTGCCCTTATCGCTTCTACGCTCTGCGCCAGTTGCGTCTGCAGGAGGCCGACGAGCTGGATGCGGAGGTGGACAAGCGCGACTTCGGCACCTGGCTGCACGCGACGCTGCAGCACTTTCACGTGGCGCTTGCGGACAAGCACACCGACGATGCCGATGAACGCATTGCGCTCATGAACGAAGCGGCGGCGCGTGCCACGCGCGAGCTGCATCTGGACGAGGGCGATTTTCTGCCGTTCTCCGCAGGCTGGCCCGCGCTGCGCGATGGCTATCTGCGCTGGCTTGGAAAGCATGAAGCGGAGGGCGCGAGCTTCAAGGTGGCGGAGCACGATGCGACGCAGCCGCTCGGCCATCTCACGCTGGTCGGCAAGCTTGATCGCATCGACGTGACGCGGCCCGATGGCGGCGGTGATGGTGGTGGTGCGGTGCGCCTGGTGATCGACTACAAGACCGAAAACGAGCAGGTCACGCGCAAGCGCATCACAGCGGGCTCCGAGGACATACAGCTCGCGTTCTACGCCGCGCTGCTGCAGGACGACGTGCTGCGCGCGGCCTATGTGAATGTGGGCGAGCGCGGCGAGACGCGCACCTATGAACAGGAAGATGTGGTGCATCTGCGCGACGAGCTGGTGGAGGGCATCTTGAGCGACATGGCGCGCATCGATGAAGGCGCGCCCATGCCCGCGTTGGGCGAGGGCGCGGTCTGCGGATACTGCGCCGCGCGCGGCCTTTGCCGCAAGGATTTCTGGGCATGA
- the trxA gene encoding thioredoxin TrxA, producing MANDLIKHISDSSFEADVLKDTGAVLVDYWAEWCGPCKMIAPILDDVATAYQGKLTIAKMNVDENREIPAKFGIRGIPTLMLFKNGELAATKVGALNKSQLTAFIDQQLAA from the coding sequence ATGGCAAACGATCTCATCAAACATATTTCGGACAGCAGCTTCGAAGCCGACGTGCTCAAGGACACCGGCGCGGTTCTGGTGGACTACTGGGCCGAATGGTGCGGTCCCTGCAAGATGATCGCCCCGATCCTCGATGACGTGGCGACTGCCTATCAGGGCAAGCTGACCATCGCCAAGATGAACGTGGACGAAAACCGCGAAATCCCCGCCAAGTTCGGCATTCGCGGCATCCCCACACTGATGTTGTTCAAGAACGGTGAACTGGCCGCCACCAAGGTCGGTGCGCTGAACAAGTCGCAACTGACCGCGTTCATCGACCAGCAACTGGCCGCTTAA
- the rho gene encoding transcription termination factor Rho: protein MHLNELKALHVSEVLKQAEELEIENVGRMRKQELMFAIIKKRAKAGEQVFADGVLEILPDGFGFLRSPDTSFTASTDDIYISPSQVRRFNLHTGDMIEGEVRTPKDGERYFALTKLDSVNGGPPEQNKHKVMFENLTPLFPKEQMRLERDIKSEENITGRLIDIIAPIGRGQRALIVAPPKSGKTVMMQHIAHAITANNPDVHLMVLLVDERPEEVTEMQRTVKGEIIASTFDEPAARHVHVAEMVIERAKRLVELKKDVVILLDSITRLARAYNNVVPSSGKVLSGGVDANALQRPKRFFGAARKVEEGGSLTIIATALVDTGSRMDEVIFEEFKGTGNCEIHLNRRLYEKRVFPAIEMNKSGTRREELLLAPEILQKTRILRQFMYNMDEIESMELMIKNMKATKTNVEFFDMMRRGG from the coding sequence ATGCACTTAAACGAACTCAAGGCACTGCACGTGTCTGAAGTCCTCAAGCAGGCTGAAGAGCTTGAGATCGAAAACGTCGGCCGCATGCGCAAGCAAGAGCTGATGTTCGCCATCATCAAAAAACGCGCCAAGGCTGGCGAACAAGTGTTTGCCGATGGCGTGCTCGAAATCCTGCCCGACGGCTTCGGCTTTCTGCGCAGCCCCGACACCAGCTTCACAGCCAGCACGGACGACATCTACATCTCGCCCAGCCAGGTGCGCCGCTTCAACCTGCACACCGGCGACATGATCGAAGGCGAAGTGCGCACGCCCAAGGACGGCGAGCGCTACTTTGCCCTGACCAAGCTCGACAGCGTCAACGGTGGCCCACCAGAGCAGAACAAGCACAAGGTGATGTTCGAAAACCTGACGCCCCTGTTCCCCAAGGAACAGATGCGTCTTGAGCGCGACATCAAGTCCGAAGAAAATATCACCGGCCGCCTCATCGACATCATCGCCCCCATCGGCCGCGGCCAACGCGCGCTGATCGTCGCCCCTCCAAAGAGCGGCAAGACGGTGATGATGCAGCACATCGCTCACGCCATCACCGCCAACAACCCGGACGTTCACCTGATGGTGCTGCTCGTTGACGAGCGCCCTGAAGAAGTGACCGAAATGCAGCGCACGGTGAAGGGCGAAATCATCGCCTCGACCTTCGACGAGCCCGCAGCCCGCCACGTGCACGTCGCCGAAATGGTGATCGAGCGCGCCAAGCGTCTGGTCGAACTGAAGAAGGACGTGGTCATTCTTCTGGACTCCATTACCCGTTTGGCCCGCGCCTACAACAACGTCGTGCCATCGTCCGGCAAGGTGCTCTCCGGTGGTGTGGACGCCAACGCCCTGCAACGCCCCAAGCGCTTCTTCGGCGCGGCCCGCAAGGTCGAAGAAGGTGGCTCGCTCACCATCATCGCTACCGCACTGGTCGACACCGGCAGCCGCATGGACGAAGTGATCTTTGAAGAATTCAAGGGCACCGGCAACTGCGAAATCCACCTGAACCGCCGCCTCTACGAAAAGCGCGTGTTCCCGGCCATCGAAATGAACAAGAGCGGCACCCGCCGCGAAGAACTGCTGCTGGCTCCCGAGATCCTGCAGAAGACGCGCATTCTGCGTCAGTTCATGTACAACATGGATGAGATCGAATCCATGGAACTGATGATCAAGAACATGAAGGCGACCAAGACCAATGTCGAATTCTTCGACATGATGCGCCGCGGCGGTTGA
- a CDS encoding HlyD family secretion protein produces the protein MTQISTSTPSSASSTSPASRKKLIVLAALLLAGAAAGVYGWKQWQAAQESAGLVSGNGRIEATEVDVATKYAGRVAEISAQEGDFVTAGQTLARMQIDTFQAQQQEAIAGRDKANHAVTSARADVALKESQYAATQATVVQREAELDAAKRRMARTETLAKQGASSMQELDDDRARVAGAQAALKAAQAQGSAAKAAIEASKAQTVGAESSVKAAEATIRRIDADVKDSNLVAPRDGRIQFKLAQPGEVIGAGGKVLNLVDLSDVYISFFLPETVAGRVALGTDVRIVLDAAPQYVIPAKVSFVASTAQFTPKTVETASERQKLMFRVKARIAPELLKKHLAQVKTGLPGVAWIKTDDSRDWPKHLQLSAATQVSEAAK, from the coding sequence ATGACTCAGATCTCCACTTCTACGCCCTCCTCCGCTTCTTCCACGTCGCCCGCTTCCCGAAAAAAACTCATCGTTCTCGCTGCGCTGCTGCTCGCCGGTGCGGCTGCGGGTGTCTATGGCTGGAAGCAATGGCAGGCTGCGCAAGAAAGTGCGGGCCTTGTCAGCGGTAACGGGCGGATCGAGGCGACCGAGGTGGACGTTGCCACCAAATATGCTGGGCGCGTGGCTGAGATTTCTGCGCAGGAAGGCGACTTCGTGACTGCCGGGCAGACGCTGGCGCGCATGCAGATCGATACCTTCCAGGCACAGCAGCAGGAGGCCATCGCGGGGCGTGACAAGGCCAATCATGCGGTGACTTCGGCGCGCGCCGATGTGGCGCTCAAGGAAAGCCAGTATGCCGCGACGCAGGCCACGGTGGTGCAGCGCGAAGCGGAACTCGACGCCGCCAAGCGCCGCATGGCGCGCACGGAAACGCTGGCCAAGCAAGGCGCTTCGTCGATGCAGGAACTGGACGATGACCGGGCACGCGTGGCAGGGGCACAGGCGGCGCTGAAGGCCGCGCAGGCGCAAGGCTCTGCAGCCAAGGCGGCGATTGAAGCCTCCAAGGCGCAGACGGTGGGCGCGGAATCGTCCGTGAAAGCCGCAGAAGCCACGATTCGCCGCATCGACGCGGATGTGAAGGACAGCAATCTCGTCGCCCCGCGCGATGGCCGCATTCAGTTCAAGCTCGCGCAGCCCGGCGAGGTGATCGGCGCGGGCGGCAAGGTGCTCAATCTGGTCGATCTGTCGGATGTGTACATCAGCTTCTTCCTGCCCGAAACCGTCGCGGGCCGCGTGGCGCTGGGCACCGATGTGCGCATCGTGCTCGATGCGGCTCCGCAGTACGTGATTCCTGCCAAGGTGTCGTTCGTCGCGAGCACCGCGCAGTTCACACCCAAGACCGTGGAGACCGCGAGCGAGCGTCAGAAATTGATGTTCCGCGTGAAGGCGCGCATCGCACCCGAGCTGCTCAAGAAGCATCTCGCGCAGGTGAAAACGGGCTTGCCCGGCGTTGCGTGGATCAAGACCGATGACAGCCGCGACTGGCCCAAGCATCTGCAGTTGAGCGCAGCTACCCAAGTTTCTGAAGCCGCAAAATGA